A region from the Paenarthrobacter aurescens genome encodes:
- a CDS encoding ABC transporter permease, with product MTTLIEVPEAEPGIVAPKSKSKAGGGLGRYIVIRFFLIIPTVFILVTLVFFLMRVIGDPITASQGGRLPPDVLAQRIHDAGYDRPVLVQYFEYLGQLITGNFGTTITDRRPVVEVLTTFGAATLELSINALIVALAVGIPFGLIAAQHRDKTPDALLRFFAILCYATPVFFAGLLLKLTFSVWLGWFPVAGRASTRTELTMSGLAAPSGIYWLDALRSGNFTALGDVASHAVLPAIALGLLTAGVFLRLVRTNVIGTLGKDYVEAGRSRGVSEFRLVTKHAYKPALIPIITVMGLQIALMLGGAILTETTFEWKGLGYQLVQYLNARDFVAVQGIVVLLAIIVAVTNFVVDIIAALIDPRVRY from the coding sequence ATGACAACACTTATTGAGGTCCCCGAGGCCGAACCCGGCATTGTTGCTCCCAAGAGCAAGTCCAAGGCCGGGGGAGGGCTTGGCAGATACATCGTGATCCGGTTCTTCCTGATCATTCCCACGGTTTTTATTCTGGTAACACTGGTCTTCTTCCTGATGAGGGTCATTGGCGATCCCATCACCGCATCCCAAGGCGGGCGACTACCCCCGGACGTCCTGGCCCAACGCATCCACGATGCCGGGTACGACCGCCCGGTCCTGGTCCAGTACTTCGAATATCTTGGCCAGCTGATCACTGGAAACTTCGGCACCACCATCACTGACCGGCGTCCCGTAGTGGAGGTGCTGACAACCTTTGGCGCGGCCACTCTTGAACTTTCCATCAACGCACTGATCGTGGCGCTTGCAGTGGGCATCCCGTTCGGGCTCATCGCGGCCCAGCACCGGGACAAGACTCCTGATGCCCTGCTGCGGTTCTTCGCCATCCTTTGCTATGCAACCCCGGTCTTCTTCGCGGGGCTGCTGCTGAAGCTCACGTTCTCCGTGTGGCTGGGCTGGTTCCCGGTAGCGGGCCGCGCCTCCACCCGGACAGAACTGACCATGAGCGGCCTGGCAGCACCATCAGGTATCTACTGGCTGGACGCGCTGCGCAGTGGAAACTTCACAGCACTCGGTGATGTGGCTTCCCACGCAGTACTCCCGGCGATTGCATTGGGCTTGCTCACCGCAGGTGTTTTCCTTCGCCTGGTCCGCACCAACGTCATTGGAACACTGGGTAAGGACTACGTGGAGGCAGGGCGCTCCAGGGGCGTCAGCGAGTTCCGCCTGGTGACAAAGCATGCCTACAAACCCGCATTGATTCCCATCATCACCGTCATGGGCCTGCAAATTGCTTTGATGCTTGGCGGGGCTATCCTCACCGAAACCACCTTTGAGTGGAAGGGACTGGGCTACCAGCTGGTGCAGTACTTGAACGCACGCGACTTCGTTGCTGTCCAGGGCATTGTGGTGCTGCTGGCCATCATCGTAGCTGTCACCAACTTCGTGGTGGATATCATTGCCGCGCTCATCGACCCCCGAGTGAGGTACTGA
- a CDS encoding ABC transporter substrate-binding protein has product MALNKKALHGVITLAGISALALTACTGPSGGGSSSAPAAAGPIAYGTTDKVTSLDPAGSYDNGSFMVMNQVYSFLLNSKPGGAEPVPDLAESSSFTAPSEYTVKLKSGLKWANGHTLDSKDVKHSFDRQVAINDPAGPASLLTNIESVSTPDATTVVFKLKNANDQTFSQILSSPAAPIVDDEVFPADKILSDDEIIKANAFYGQYTIDSYKKNELVSFKAFADYQGALGKPANDAATIKYYASPTNLKLEIQQGAIDVAFRSLSATDIDDLRKDSKVKVLTGPGGEIRYITFNFDTMPYGNKAPGADPAKALAVRQAVANLVDRQAIADQVYKGTYLPLYSNVPSGFLGANESFKEAYGDDGKPSLDKAKKVLTDAGINEPVALNLQYNPDHYGGSSGDEYAMVKEQLEKSGLFTVNLQSTEWVTYSKASRADEYPLFQFGWFPDFSDADNYLTPFFPEGGFLKNHYNNATVNELIGKQLTEADKTKREAAIKDVQNALAKDISTLPLLQGAQVAVAGSGVNGVEKTLDPSFKFRLGVISK; this is encoded by the coding sequence ATGGCACTGAACAAGAAGGCCCTGCACGGCGTTATCACGCTGGCGGGCATCTCCGCGCTCGCCTTGACGGCCTGCACGGGACCATCCGGCGGCGGCTCATCCTCCGCCCCGGCCGCCGCGGGCCCCATCGCCTACGGCACCACAGACAAAGTCACGTCGCTGGACCCGGCAGGATCCTATGACAACGGTTCATTCATGGTGATGAACCAGGTCTATTCCTTCCTGCTCAACTCCAAGCCCGGCGGTGCAGAACCCGTTCCGGACCTCGCGGAATCGTCCTCGTTTACCGCGCCGTCCGAATACACCGTCAAGCTCAAGTCCGGGCTCAAATGGGCTAACGGACACACCTTGGATTCCAAGGACGTCAAGCACTCCTTCGATCGGCAGGTGGCCATCAATGACCCCGCCGGTCCGGCCTCGCTGCTGACCAACATCGAGAGCGTCAGCACACCGGATGCCACCACGGTGGTGTTCAAGCTGAAGAACGCCAACGATCAGACGTTCAGCCAAATCCTGAGCAGCCCCGCAGCGCCGATCGTGGACGATGAAGTCTTCCCGGCCGACAAAATCCTTTCAGATGACGAGATCATCAAGGCAAATGCGTTCTACGGCCAGTACACCATTGACAGTTACAAGAAGAACGAACTTGTCAGCTTCAAGGCCTTCGCGGACTACCAGGGTGCCCTCGGTAAGCCGGCCAATGACGCTGCCACCATCAAGTACTACGCCAGCCCCACCAACTTGAAACTGGAAATCCAGCAAGGAGCCATTGACGTCGCGTTCCGCAGCCTCAGCGCCACGGACATCGACGATCTCCGCAAGGATTCCAAGGTCAAGGTCCTCACCGGCCCGGGTGGCGAGATCCGCTACATTACCTTCAACTTCGACACCATGCCGTACGGCAACAAGGCACCAGGCGCAGACCCGGCGAAGGCACTGGCCGTTCGCCAGGCCGTTGCCAACCTGGTGGACAGGCAAGCCATAGCTGACCAGGTGTACAAGGGCACATACCTGCCCCTGTACTCCAACGTTCCCAGCGGATTCCTCGGTGCCAACGAGTCCTTCAAGGAAGCTTATGGCGACGACGGAAAGCCGAGCCTGGACAAAGCCAAGAAGGTCTTGACGGACGCCGGGATCAACGAACCCGTTGCACTGAACCTGCAGTACAACCCGGACCACTACGGCGGATCCTCAGGAGATGAGTACGCCATGGTCAAGGAGCAGCTGGAAAAGTCGGGGCTGTTCACGGTGAACCTGCAGTCCACCGAATGGGTCACCTACAGCAAGGCAAGCCGTGCTGACGAGTACCCGTTGTTCCAGTTCGGTTGGTTCCCGGACTTCAGCGATGCCGATAACTACCTCACACCGTTCTTCCCCGAGGGCGGATTCCTGAAGAACCACTACAACAACGCCACGGTCAACGAACTGATCGGTAAGCAGCTCACCGAAGCGGACAAGACCAAACGTGAAGCGGCCATCAAGGACGTCCAGAATGCGTTGGCCAAGGACATCTCCACACTGCCCTTGCTCCAAGGTGCGCAGGTGGCCGTAGCCGGAAGCGGCGTCAACGGAGTCGAAAAGACCCTGGACCCCTCCTTCAAGTTCCGCCTGGGCGTAATTTCCAAGTAA
- the mnmA gene encoding tRNA 2-thiouridine(34) synthase MnmA has product MSGGVDSAVAAARAVEAGHDVVGVHLALSRMPGTLRTGSRGCCTIEDSRDAWRACDVLGIPYYVWDFSERFKEDVVQDFIDEYAAGRTPNPCMRCNERIKFAALLEKAIALGFDAVCTGHYAKVIEDADGNRELHRAADWAKDQSYVLGVLTHEQLKHSMFPLADTPSKAEVRAEAERRGLSVANKPDSHDICFISDGDTRGWLAEKIEMTTGDIVDETGAKVGEHPGANAFTVGQRRGLKLGTPAADGKPRFVLEIRPKENKVVVGPEALLAIDEIRGIKVSWAGLPISEVASGAEFDCHAQVRAHGDPVPAVARVENVADDSGVERAQLVVTLTDPLRGVAPGQTVVLYQGSRVLGQATIDAARSLQREVL; this is encoded by the coding sequence ATGAGCGGCGGAGTTGACTCCGCCGTGGCCGCAGCCCGGGCCGTCGAGGCCGGGCACGACGTCGTCGGTGTCCACCTTGCTCTATCGCGAATGCCCGGCACACTGCGTACAGGAAGCCGGGGCTGCTGCACCATCGAGGATTCCCGCGATGCTTGGCGGGCTTGCGATGTCCTGGGCATTCCCTACTATGTGTGGGACTTCTCGGAGCGCTTCAAGGAAGACGTCGTCCAGGATTTCATTGACGAGTACGCCGCGGGCAGGACGCCGAACCCGTGCATGCGGTGCAACGAACGAATCAAGTTCGCAGCCCTCTTGGAGAAGGCAATCGCGCTGGGTTTTGATGCCGTATGTACCGGACACTACGCCAAGGTCATTGAAGACGCGGATGGAAACCGGGAGCTTCACCGCGCTGCAGATTGGGCCAAGGACCAGAGCTATGTTCTGGGAGTCCTGACACACGAGCAACTCAAGCACTCCATGTTCCCGCTGGCGGACACCCCCTCCAAGGCTGAGGTACGCGCTGAGGCTGAGCGTCGGGGCCTGTCCGTGGCCAACAAGCCGGACAGCCACGACATCTGCTTTATCTCCGACGGCGATACCCGCGGGTGGCTGGCCGAAAAGATCGAGATGACCACCGGGGACATCGTTGACGAAACCGGCGCCAAGGTGGGCGAACATCCCGGCGCAAACGCCTTCACTGTGGGGCAGCGTCGCGGCCTGAAGCTGGGAACCCCTGCGGCAGATGGCAAGCCCCGTTTCGTCCTGGAGATCCGCCCCAAGGAAAACAAGGTGGTTGTTGGACCCGAAGCCCTGCTCGCGATCGACGAGATCCGTGGCATTAAGGTTTCGTGGGCCGGTCTGCCCATTTCCGAAGTTGCCAGCGGCGCTGAGTTCGATTGCCATGCCCAGGTCAGGGCCCACGGCGATCCGGTGCCGGCTGTAGCCAGGGTAGAGAACGTCGCAGACGATTCCGGTGTTGAACGGGCCCAGTTGGTGGTCACCTTGACCGATCCCTTGCGCGGTGTGGCCCCGGGGCAGACCGTTGTTCTCTATCAGGGCAGTCGCGTGCTGGGGCAGGCAACCATCGATGCTGCCCGGTCCCTTCAGAGGGAAGTGCTGTAA
- a CDS encoding cysteine desulfurase family protein — protein sequence MPVYLDHAATTPLSAEALAVMTRELARTGNPSSLHGAGRRARRAVEDARETLAAAAGAHPSEVIFTSGGTEADNLAVKGLFWARRDENPRRTRILCSAVEHHAVMDTVEWLEKHEGAEVVWLPVDSEGKVLLEEVRQEIERDPESVALITVMWANNEVGTIEPVKEIVELAKPHGIPVHSDAVQAFGSIPVDFRNSGLAAMSVSGHKLGGPVGVGALFLGRAVKLTPVQHGGGQERDVRSGTLDTPAIAAFAAAAEAVTANLAAERERLGALRERLIRGVKQAVPDAVLRGAPGEGRLPGNAHFTFPGCEGDSLLFLLDLAGVESSTGSACTAGVPRPSHVLLAMGLDEDTARGAQRFTLGHSSTDADVDLLLKALPEACFRARQAGMAGHESSIQTAATVARQA from the coding sequence GTGCCTGTATACCTTGACCACGCTGCAACCACGCCCCTGTCGGCCGAAGCACTCGCTGTCATGACGCGGGAGCTGGCGCGGACCGGGAACCCGTCGTCGCTGCACGGTGCCGGTCGCCGCGCGAGGCGGGCCGTGGAGGACGCCCGGGAAACCCTGGCAGCTGCGGCCGGAGCGCATCCCTCCGAGGTGATTTTCACTTCCGGTGGTACCGAAGCGGACAACCTGGCAGTCAAGGGACTCTTTTGGGCCAGGCGGGACGAGAACCCCCGCCGAACGCGCATACTATGTTCCGCCGTCGAGCATCATGCGGTGATGGACACGGTGGAGTGGTTGGAAAAGCACGAAGGCGCCGAGGTTGTATGGCTTCCGGTGGACAGCGAAGGGAAGGTCCTGCTCGAGGAGGTCAGGCAGGAAATCGAACGCGACCCCGAGTCTGTGGCGTTGATCACCGTCATGTGGGCCAATAACGAAGTGGGCACCATTGAGCCGGTGAAAGAGATCGTGGAGCTGGCGAAGCCGCACGGAATCCCCGTCCACTCCGACGCAGTGCAGGCCTTCGGTTCAATCCCTGTAGATTTCAGGAACTCCGGACTGGCAGCGATGTCCGTCTCGGGGCACAAGCTGGGCGGTCCTGTGGGCGTGGGAGCCCTTTTCCTGGGGCGCGCTGTGAAACTGACCCCGGTGCAGCACGGCGGTGGCCAGGAACGCGATGTTCGTTCCGGAACGCTGGATACCCCCGCAATCGCCGCCTTTGCCGCTGCCGCGGAAGCTGTGACGGCAAATCTTGCCGCTGAGCGGGAACGCCTTGGCGCGCTGCGTGAACGCCTCATCCGCGGCGTGAAGCAGGCTGTTCCGGACGCAGTGCTCCGAGGTGCGCCCGGAGAAGGACGGCTCCCGGGAAACGCACATTTCACCTTCCCCGGGTGTGAAGGCGACTCCCTGCTCTTCCTCCTGGACCTGGCCGGCGTCGAATCCTCTACTGGTTCGGCGTGCACCGCAGGGGTTCCCCGGCCTTCCCATGTCCTCCTGGCCATGGGCCTGGATGAGGATACGGCCCGCGGTGCCCAGCGTTTCACCCTTGGCCACAGTTCCACCGATGCTGATGTGGATCTGCTCCTGAAGGCACTTCCCGAGGCCTGCTTCAGGGCGCGGCAGGCAGGGATGGCCGGGCACGAATCCAGCATTCAAACAGCGGCTACGGTAGCCCGCCAAGCGTAG
- a CDS encoding diacylglycerol/lipid kinase family protein, whose amino-acid sequence MNLPAAESLSGTPMKIAVAINPAASFGRSRDAGHEAVGFIRAAGWGVVVLEAESYGALRCLVERTLAAGVAALVVVGGDGMVHLGVNALAGMDIPLGIVPTGTGNDVARLLMLPLNDTSAACGRLLEALGKGGRRIDAGRVTAGGEVTYFAGVLSAGFDAAVNERANSWSWPRGKSRYNLAMLRELGSFRPITYTVTADDVTWHQPALLISVANGRSIGGGMMITPEAVADDGWLDMFVVKPLSRLRFLAVFPKVFAGKHTNHPAVEIRRVRKVRLEAEGVVAYADGERIAALPVDVDVIPAGLWVLA is encoded by the coding sequence GTGAACCTTCCGGCGGCCGAGAGCCTTTCCGGCACGCCGATGAAAATCGCTGTTGCCATCAATCCTGCGGCTTCTTTTGGCCGTTCGCGCGACGCCGGGCACGAGGCCGTAGGGTTCATCCGCGCCGCCGGCTGGGGCGTCGTCGTGCTTGAAGCGGAAAGCTACGGCGCCCTGCGGTGCCTGGTTGAGCGGACGCTGGCAGCCGGAGTGGCGGCGTTGGTTGTGGTGGGTGGCGATGGCATGGTTCATCTGGGCGTTAATGCGCTCGCGGGGATGGACATCCCTTTGGGCATTGTTCCGACCGGGACAGGCAATGACGTGGCGCGGCTCTTGATGTTGCCTCTGAACGACACCTCAGCTGCATGCGGCCGGTTGCTGGAGGCGCTGGGGAAAGGCGGGCGCCGGATAGACGCTGGAAGGGTCACGGCCGGTGGTGAGGTAACGTACTTCGCCGGTGTCCTCTCAGCAGGGTTCGATGCCGCGGTGAACGAGCGCGCCAATTCGTGGAGCTGGCCCCGCGGTAAGAGCCGTTACAACCTTGCGATGCTCAGGGAATTGGGTTCATTTCGCCCGATTACCTATACCGTCACGGCCGACGATGTGACCTGGCATCAACCGGCATTGCTCATTTCGGTGGCCAACGGGCGGTCCATTGGTGGCGGCATGATGATCACCCCTGAAGCAGTGGCCGACGACGGCTGGCTGGACATGTTTGTGGTTAAGCCGCTTTCCAGGCTCCGCTTCCTTGCCGTGTTTCCCAAAGTTTTTGCCGGGAAGCACACAAACCATCCCGCCGTTGAGATCAGGCGCGTCCGGAAAGTGCGTCTGGAAGCCGAGGGTGTGGTGGCGTACGCAGACGGCGAGCGGATCGCTGCTTTGCCGGTGGATGTGGACGTGATTCCTGCAGGTCTGTGGGTTCTCGCATAG
- a CDS encoding J domain-containing protein, producing the protein MAEGNSSHYQVLRVSVTATDKEIKVAYRKAARKAHPDHGGEAEMFRRVTLAYETLIDPQRRADYDRRYARGASEVSQPRPGDYTGTPAPGPGATTNVKRPQSQRNTAGDPAVYVPAFGDPNEVPLISAAEAAQQVHGLPRKRGIFGAEARIQREMRTVQLISRQVLPAIPAARLINGLRSPSDNNHIDHAVLSGYRLALVGSMLLPKGAYAWDGHSLRHGGRSVAPPQLAHIVRHMQDLFPELNVTGWVVLHSPDGNLHEPVIDHYGKGQSSTTAVEVVNAAGLVRGLKQFLSSGPAPNTVVVPVLARLLRGMH; encoded by the coding sequence TTGGCCGAGGGCAACAGTTCGCACTATCAGGTTCTCCGCGTTTCCGTCACCGCTACGGACAAAGAGATCAAAGTGGCCTACCGCAAGGCTGCCCGAAAAGCGCACCCCGACCACGGCGGAGAAGCAGAGATGTTCCGGCGCGTCACCCTGGCGTACGAAACCCTCATTGATCCCCAACGCAGGGCGGACTACGACCGAAGGTACGCCCGCGGGGCCTCCGAGGTAAGCCAACCGCGGCCCGGCGATTACACAGGTACCCCGGCCCCGGGACCCGGGGCCACAACAAACGTCAAACGGCCTCAATCACAGCGCAACACTGCCGGCGATCCTGCAGTCTACGTACCGGCCTTCGGGGACCCCAACGAAGTCCCCCTCATCTCAGCGGCCGAAGCAGCCCAACAAGTCCACGGCCTCCCCCGCAAACGCGGCATCTTTGGCGCCGAAGCCCGCATTCAACGCGAAATGCGCACCGTCCAGCTCATCAGCCGGCAAGTGCTACCCGCCATACCCGCAGCCAGGCTCATCAATGGGTTGCGCTCGCCGTCGGATAACAACCACATTGACCACGCTGTCCTCTCCGGGTATCGGCTGGCATTGGTTGGTTCCATGCTGCTGCCCAAAGGCGCCTACGCCTGGGACGGCCACTCCCTGCGGCACGGCGGGCGCTCGGTGGCTCCCCCGCAACTGGCCCATATTGTCCGGCACATGCAGGATCTCTTTCCCGAGCTCAACGTCACCGGCTGGGTGGTCCTGCACAGCCCTGACGGAAACCTCCACGAACCGGTCATCGACCACTATGGCAAGGGACAATCAAGCACCACGGCAGTGGAAGTAGTCAACGCTGCAGGACTGGTGCGGGGACTCAAGCAGTTCCTCAGCTCAGGTCCTGCCCCAAACACCGTGGTGGTACCTGTCCTGGCGAGGCTCCTGCGGGGGATGCACTAG
- a CDS encoding tRNA (cytidine(34)-2'-O)-methyltransferase, translating to MFRILFHTPEIPGNTGNAIRLAAITGAELHLVEPLGFDFSDAKLRRAGLDYHDLAVVTVHKDIEAAWAALKPERVFAYTSDGETSYTDISYREGDVLMFGPESVGLPAWLKQDPHVTARVRLPMKPSLRSLNLANAASIAVFEAWRQNGFAGAKV from the coding sequence GTGTTCCGCATCCTCTTCCACACTCCAGAAATCCCGGGCAATACGGGCAACGCCATCCGCTTGGCCGCCATCACGGGGGCTGAACTTCACTTGGTGGAGCCCCTCGGCTTTGATTTTTCCGATGCCAAACTGCGTCGCGCCGGGCTCGATTACCACGATCTGGCCGTAGTCACTGTCCATAAGGACATTGAAGCCGCGTGGGCCGCGCTCAAGCCCGAGCGGGTTTTCGCCTATACTTCCGACGGCGAGACCTCCTATACGGACATCAGCTACCGCGAGGGCGATGTCCTGATGTTCGGGCCAGAATCCGTGGGCCTACCGGCGTGGCTGAAGCAGGACCCGCACGTGACCGCCCGTGTACGTCTTCCCATGAAGCCGTCCCTGCGCTCCCTCAACCTGGCAAATGCCGCTTCAATCGCCGTGTTTGAGGCCTGGCGGCAGAACGGTTTTGCCGGCGCCAAGGTCTAG